A section of the Nitrospirota bacterium genome encodes:
- a CDS encoding CusA/CzcA family heavy metal efflux RND transporter, with protein sequence MLARIVELSLVQRVMVCILGFLLFFGGLYAFHTLDIVAYPDPSPPMVELITQYPGWSAEEIERQITIPIEVALNGMPGLTDIRSLSIFGLSDIKVYFDFNTEIFRDRQEVLNRLGSVQLPPGAAPSLSPWWAIAEIYRYELTGAGETTLMDLKTIQDWQVRREFRRIPGVIDVTAFGGTTKEYHVDIDPGRLISYGVSLSQVMSALTNSNANVGGNYLTIGAQNYNIRGLGLINGIADIENVMVAEKEGTPIFVKTLGTVAVGPRIRLGKVGIDDRDDVVEGVILLQRGYKALNVLEKVRGKVEDLNTWKLPAGVKVKTFYDRTALIHTTVETVTDILISGMVLVFIILFVFLGHFRAALIVALTIPLSLLFTFTMMVLIGQSANLISLGSIDFGIIVDATLIMVESIFFHLAHGKIQGLTVHQQIVRAARQVGQPIFSSTAIIVVAFIPLFTMTGVPGKIFAPMSITYGFALLGALLMAFTLAPVLCSFLLKGTISEEDTAIVRVVRRSYNAVLAWALDHRSTVVSFCVGLLAVTFVALQSIGGEFMPALEEGNLWVRATMPVDISFDQAAKLTSEIRKLFRESPEVTTIVSQLGRPDDGTDPTSFFNAEFLANLKPEKEWRPGLSKDALIEEIEGRLKDIPGVIFNFSQVIQDNVEEAMSGVKGENSIKLFGPDLKTMEAKAIEIEHVMRKVHGVKDLGIFRLVGQPNLVIQVDREASARYGLQVSDVNAVVQAAVGGQAVTQVYEGERLFDLVVRFLPEFRQDVDAIGNILVSTPDGARIPLKQVATITTQTGAFIIYRENNERYIPIKFSVRDRDLQSTVEEAQALLVKEVSLPERYRMEWAGQYDQLKEEQKRLAMVVPISLMIILFLLYTTFDSLKNALLVLSTVPFALVGGVLSLMATHTNFSISAAVGVISTLGVAILGGVLLISRIEDFRLAGLTLREAVRKGADVQMRPILMATLGAAIGLLPAALATGIGSQAQKPLARVVVGGMLTAAVLILVVLPVFYEIVHRRGERKSSEEEERG encoded by the coding sequence ATGTTAGCCAGAATCGTTGAGCTCTCGCTGGTTCAGCGGGTCATGGTCTGCATCTTGGGCTTTCTGCTTTTTTTTGGCGGGCTCTACGCCTTTCATACCCTCGATATCGTCGCCTATCCAGACCCCTCGCCGCCGATGGTCGAGCTGATCACCCAGTACCCGGGCTGGTCGGCCGAAGAGATCGAACGCCAAATCACGATCCCCATTGAAGTCGCGCTCAACGGCATGCCGGGCCTCACGGACATTCGCTCGCTCTCGATCTTCGGGTTGAGCGACATCAAGGTCTATTTCGATTTCAATACGGAAATTTTTCGCGACCGTCAGGAAGTCTTAAATCGACTGGGTTCGGTGCAATTGCCTCCTGGGGCGGCTCCGTCACTGTCGCCCTGGTGGGCGATTGCGGAAATTTACCGGTATGAGCTGACGGGGGCTGGCGAGACCACCCTCATGGACCTGAAAACGATTCAGGATTGGCAGGTCCGTCGGGAGTTCCGGCGTATTCCCGGCGTCATCGACGTGACCGCGTTCGGAGGCACGACCAAGGAGTACCATGTCGATATCGATCCGGGACGATTGATCAGCTACGGCGTCAGTCTGTCGCAAGTGATGTCCGCCTTGACCAATAGCAATGCCAATGTCGGCGGCAATTACCTGACGATCGGCGCGCAGAACTACAACATCCGCGGACTCGGCCTCATCAACGGGATTGCAGATATCGAAAACGTCATGGTGGCCGAAAAAGAGGGGACGCCGATTTTCGTCAAGACGCTGGGGACGGTTGCTGTGGGTCCGCGGATCCGTTTGGGCAAGGTCGGCATCGATGATCGCGACGATGTCGTCGAAGGCGTCATTCTGCTCCAGCGGGGTTACAAGGCGCTCAATGTCCTTGAGAAGGTTCGAGGGAAAGTTGAGGACCTCAATACCTGGAAGTTGCCGGCCGGGGTCAAGGTCAAAACTTTCTACGACCGCACAGCCTTGATTCATACGACGGTAGAGACGGTCACGGACATTCTCATTAGCGGCATGGTGTTGGTGTTTATCATTTTGTTCGTGTTCCTGGGGCATTTTCGCGCGGCCTTGATCGTGGCTTTGACCATTCCCCTCTCGTTGCTCTTTACCTTTACGATGATGGTTCTCATTGGGCAGTCGGCGAATTTGATTTCGCTCGGGTCCATCGATTTCGGCATCATCGTGGATGCCACGTTGATCATGGTAGAAAGCATCTTCTTCCATCTGGCGCATGGAAAGATCCAAGGCTTGACGGTCCATCAGCAGATCGTGCGGGCGGCCCGGCAGGTGGGACAGCCGATTTTCTCCTCCACGGCGATTATCGTGGTCGCGTTCATTCCGCTTTTTACGATGACGGGTGTGCCAGGGAAAATTTTTGCGCCGATGTCCATCACCTATGGATTTGCTTTGCTGGGCGCGCTGCTCATGGCGTTTACCTTGGCGCCCGTGCTCTGTTCCTTCTTGCTCAAGGGTACGATCAGCGAAGAGGATACGGCGATCGTGCGGGTGGTTCGCCGCTCCTACAATGCCGTCTTGGCCTGGGCGTTGGACCATCGCTCGACCGTCGTCAGTTTCTGCGTCGGGCTGTTGGCCGTGACCTTCGTGGCGCTGCAGTCGATTGGCGGAGAGTTCATGCCGGCGCTGGAAGAGGGGAATCTTTGGGTGCGCGCCACGATGCCCGTGGATATTTCCTTCGACCAGGCGGCGAAGTTGACGAGCGAGATTCGCAAGCTGTTTCGCGAATCGCCGGAAGTCACGACCATTGTGTCGCAGCTGGGTCGTCCGGATGACGGCACAGACCCGACGAGCTTCTTCAATGCCGAGTTTCTGGCCAATCTCAAGCCGGAAAAGGAATGGCGTCCCGGGTTGAGTAAGGATGCGCTGATCGAAGAGATCGAGGGACGACTGAAAGACATTCCCGGTGTCATCTTCAATTTTTCTCAGGTGATTCAGGACAATGTGGAAGAGGCCATGTCGGGGGTGAAGGGGGAGAATTCCATCAAGCTCTTCGGTCCCGATCTGAAGACGATGGAGGCGAAGGCCATCGAGATCGAGCATGTCATGCGGAAGGTTCATGGCGTCAAAGATTTGGGGATCTTCCGTCTTGTGGGGCAACCGAATCTGGTGATCCAGGTCGATCGCGAGGCGAGCGCGCGCTACGGGCTGCAAGTGTCAGATGTGAATGCCGTCGTGCAGGCGGCGGTCGGAGGGCAGGCCGTGACCCAGGTGTATGAAGGGGAACGGTTGTTCGATCTCGTCGTCCGGTTTCTCCCGGAGTTTCGACAGGATGTCGATGCGATCGGCAATATCCTGGTCAGTACGCCGGATGGGGCACGGATTCCATTAAAACAGGTCGCCACGATCACAACGCAGACCGGCGCCTTCATCATCTATCGCGAGAACAACGAACGGTATATTCCGATCAAGTTCAGCGTGCGGGATCGTGACCTCCAAAGTACGGTCGAGGAGGCGCAAGCGCTCCTAGTCAAGGAGGTGAGCCTGCCTGAGCGGTATCGGATGGAATGGGCCGGTCAGTACGATCAGCTCAAAGAAGAACAGAAACGATTGGCGATGGTGGTGCCGATCAGTCTGATGATCATTTTATTTCTCTTGTACACCACCTTCGATTCGCTCAAGAACGCCCTCTTGGTGTTGAGCACTGTGCCGTTTGCGTTGGTGGGAGGGGTGCTCTCCCTTATGGCCACGCACACGAATTTCAGTATTTCAGCCGCAGTCGGCGTCATTTCGACGCTGGGGGTGGCGATCCTGGGAGGCGTCTTGCTCATCTCCAGGATTGAAGACTTCAGGCTTGCGGGGCTGACCCTTCGGGAAGCGGTTCGGAAGGGAGCCGACGTGCAGATGCGCCCGATCCTCATGGCGACGTTGGGCGCGGCCATCGGCCTGCTGCCTGCCGCGCTCGCGACCGGCATTGGATCGCAGGCCCAGAAGCCGCTGGCTCGTGTCGTGGTGGGGGGGATGCTGACGGCAGCCGTGTTGATTTTGGTGGTCTTGCCGGTGTTCTATGAAATTGTCCATCGACGCGGTGAGCGGAAGAGCAGCGAAGAGGAGGAAAGGGGATGA
- a CDS encoding efflux RND transporter periplasmic adaptor subunit — MKFQVRLVAVNRLLFPVTSAVCLLVVSACGSAEEPAVSNIVTTPSQVAGSAAESHPRVETALVEVGSGAHDLTLVGKVAYGEDRYSRISSPIQGRVLEVRAHLGERVQAGSVLLVLDSQEIAQAYSEYVKEDSDLQYATRARELAKDLYENKALPLKDLKQAENELIKARAEFRRAKERLLSLRVPAQELEKPLERQKITSRFEMKSPLTGIVVERNVTPGQSIGGDSGLVVFTVADLDMLQVVADVYERDLALVKEGQFAKVSVEAYPDVSFPATVATIGDVVDPTSRTIKLRAWVNNKDHRLKPEMFARLHIQVGESTPLLMIPREAVLEVDGKQFVYVVEGVDRYAKREVKVSTISPDQVRVLEGLVSGQRIVVKGAVLIKGQEVKG, encoded by the coding sequence ATGAAGTTTCAGGTTAGGCTAGTGGCTGTGAACCGGCTCCTATTTCCCGTGACCTCGGCCGTCTGCCTGCTCGTCGTGTCTGCTTGCGGGAGCGCAGAGGAGCCAGCCGTTTCCAATATTGTGACGACTCCATCTCAGGTGGCAGGATCGGCTGCGGAATCACATCCGCGGGTGGAGACGGCTTTGGTTGAAGTCGGATCGGGCGCTCATGACCTGACGCTGGTCGGGAAGGTGGCCTACGGAGAGGATCGCTATTCCAGAATTTCCTCTCCCATTCAAGGACGGGTTCTTGAGGTGCGGGCGCATTTGGGCGAGCGGGTGCAGGCGGGGAGTGTGCTGTTGGTGTTGGACAGTCAGGAGATTGCGCAAGCTTACTCGGAATATGTGAAGGAAGACTCGGACCTTCAATATGCGACCCGTGCCCGCGAGTTGGCCAAGGATCTGTATGAGAATAAAGCGCTGCCGTTGAAGGATCTCAAACAGGCGGAGAATGAGCTGATCAAGGCGCGCGCGGAATTCCGCCGCGCGAAAGAGCGGTTGTTGTCGTTGCGGGTTCCCGCACAGGAATTGGAGAAGCCGCTCGAACGGCAGAAAATTACGTCGCGATTCGAAATGAAGAGCCCCTTGACCGGGATCGTCGTTGAACGGAACGTGACGCCCGGCCAGTCGATCGGGGGAGATTCCGGTCTGGTCGTGTTCACGGTGGCCGATCTCGATATGCTGCAGGTCGTGGCGGACGTGTATGAACGGGATCTTGCCCTGGTGAAAGAGGGGCAGTTTGCCAAGGTCAGCGTGGAGGCCTACCCGGACGTGAGTTTCCCCGCGACCGTGGCCACGATCGGTGACGTGGTGGATCCGACGTCCCGAACTATCAAGCTCCGCGCCTGGGTCAACAATAAGGATCATCGGCTGAAGCCGGAAATGTTTGCGCGGCTCCATATCCAGGTCGGAGAGTCCACGCCGTTGCTGATGATTCCCCGCGAAGCCGTGCTGGAAGTGGACGGGAAACAGTTTGTGTATGTCGTCGAAGGCGTCGATCGTTACGCCAAACGGGAAGTCAAAGTGAGCACGATTTCACCGGATCAGGTGCGGGTCCTGGAAGGCCTGGTGTCGGGACAGCGCATCGTCGTGAAAGGCGCAGTCTTAATCAAGGGACAGGAAGTCAAAGGGTAG